From Oryzias melastigma strain HK-1 linkage group LG15, ASM292280v2, whole genome shotgun sequence, one genomic window encodes:
- the pno1 gene encoding RNA-binding protein PNO1: MDASENGAAAPEKRDDAESFTKVKSKKSQKRKLEPDGGTMEVEEPNKRPHFPPISADKLRGPDEMRKIAVPAHRYTPLKDNWLKIFTPIVENLQLQVRFNLKTRNVEIKTCKETQDIAALTKAADFVKAFVLGFQVDDAMALIRLDELFLESFDVTDVKPLKGDHLSRAIGRIAGKGGKTKFTIENVTKTRIVLADTKIHILGSFQNIKMARTAICNLILGSPPSKVYGNIRAVASRTAERF; this comes from the exons atggaCGCCAGCGAAAACGGAGCCGCGGCTCCAGAGAAGCGCGACGACGCGGAATCGTTTACGAAGGTGAAGTCAAAGAAGAGCCAGAAGAGGAAATTAGAGCCAGACGGAGGCACCATGGAGGTCGAGGAGCCAAATAAACGCCCGCATTTCCCACCCATCTCAGCCGACAAACTACGG ggtCCTGACGAGATGCGGAAAATCGCCGTCCCGGCTCACAGGTACACGCCGCTGAAGGATAACTGGCTGAAGATCTTCACTCCCATTGTGGAGAACCTGCAGCTTCAAGTCAGGTTTAACCTCAAAACCAGAAATGTGGAAATCAAA ACGTGTAAAGAGACGCAGGACATCGCCGCGCTCACCAAAGCTGCAGATTTCGTTAAAGCCTTCGTTCTCGGATTCCAGGTTGAT GACGCCATGGCGCTCATCAGATTAGACGAGCTTTTCCTGGAAAGCTTTGATGTGACAGACG TGAAGCCACTGAAGGGCGACCACCTGTCCAGAGCCATCGGGAGAATCGCAGGGAAGGGAGGAAAAACCAAATTCACCATCGAAAACGTCACAAAGACTCGCATCGTACTCGCAGACAC aaaaatccacattttaggTTCTTTCCAGAATATCAAGATGGCCCGGACAGCGATATGCAATTTAATCTTAG GAAGTCCACCTTCAAAGGTCTACGGGAACATCAGAGCTGTGGCCAGCAGGACCGCCGAGCGATTCTGA
- the wdr92 gene encoding WD repeat-containing protein 92, which produces MSSSLSKPQIIAHAHTSLNFTVFDCKWIPCSAKFVCLGNFPRGTGVVQIHELQHGELQLVKELEKPKPIKCGTFGASSLQTRHIATGDFDGNLNIWNLEAADVPVYSVKAHKEIVNSIDGVGGLGIGEGAPEIVTGSRDGTVKVWDPRQRDSPVANMEPMEGETKRDCWTVAFGHAFNQEDRCVCAGYDNGDVKLFDLRNMSVRWETNIKNGVCCVEFDRKDINMNKLVATSLEGRFHVFDMRTQHPTKGFASVSEKAHKSTIWQVKHLPQNRDVFMTTGGAGNLHLWKYEYPAQRSEKDSEGVAGGVAGSLSLLQNVTLATQPIASLDWSPDKQGLCVCSAFDQSVRVLIVTKLNTV; this is translated from the exons ATGTCGTCTTCGTTGTCAAAGCCCCAGATCATCGCGCATGCTCACACGAGTCTGAACTTCACCGTGTTCGACTGTAAGTGGATCCCCTGCAGCGCCAAGTTCGTGTGTTTGGGCAACTTTCCGAGAGGAACCGGGGTGGTCCAGATCCACGAGCTGCAGCACGGAGAGTTGCAGCTTGTTAAAGAG CTCGAGAAACCTAAACCTATAAAGTGCGGCACGTTTGGGGCCTCCTCTCTGCAGACCAGACATATAGCAACCGGGGACTTCGATGGAAATCTGAATATCTG GAATCTTGAGGCTGCTGATGTCCCTGTGTACTCTGTGAAGGCCCATAAGGAAATAGTGAACAGTATAGACGGCGTTGGAGGTCTGGGAATCGGAGAAGGCGCTCCTGAGATAGTGACCGGAAGCAGAGATG GAACAGTTAAAGTTTGGGATCCCAGACAGAGAGACTCGCCTGTGGCCAACATGGAGCCGATGGAGGGGGAAACCAAGAGGGACTGCTGGACTGTTGCCTTTG gTCACGCCTTCAACCAAGAGGACCGATGCGTTTGTGCCGGCTACGACAACGGAGACGTCAAACTGTTTGACCTGAGGAACATGTCTGTGCGATGGGAGACCAACATTAAGAACGGG GTTTGCTGTGTGGAGTTCGACAGGAAAGATATCAACATGAACAAGCTGGTGGCCACGTCTCTGGAGGGCAGATTCCACGTCTTTGACATGAGGACGCAGCACCCCACCAAAGGCTTTGCCTCGGTTTCTGAAAAG GCTCACAAATCAACCATCTGGCAGGTGAAACATTTACCTCAGAATAGAGACGTCTTCATGACGACCGGCGGGGCGGGCAACCTGCATCTGTGGAAGTA tgaGTATCCAGCTCAAAGAAGCGAGAAGGATTCTGAGGGCGTGGCAGGGGGCGTGGCCGGCTCACTCAGCCTCCTGCAGAACGTCACCCTGGCCACCCAGCCGATCGCCAGCCTGGACTGGAGCCCTGACAAGCAGGGTCTGTGCGTGTGCTCGGCTTTTGACCAGTCGGTGCGTGTGCTCATCGTCACCAAGCTCAACACGGTGTGA